From Malus sylvestris chromosome 1, drMalSylv7.2, whole genome shotgun sequence:
ACGTATTGGTTGCGGGGCCCATTTCCGTCTCAATAGTCAAttactttgtttcttttctttttccacaaaAACAAGAGAAATTTTGATCTCCATTATCCCACATTTTTCACATTTGTGGAATTTTACTTAACAATGTTTAATCGATAAAGAATTATGGAGCTTGGAATGTCTTGTAATTATGATATTCTGGTCCTAAAAGCACTTATGTTGGCAATGATTTTCTGGTCCTAAACGCACTTATGTTGGCAGCCAAACACTCAGCAAAGTACCAAAAGCACATCTTGTATTTTTAACATTTAGAAAACAATCTGTTTTTTTGTGAACACCCTCCTGCAAACTTATGgtgtaagaccatctccaaccgaacgAGGGTCAAATGGCTCGTTTTAGTCCTCTagtcctccaagatattaatattttaatgaacaatagatgatcatatttgcctccatctccaaccgataaCCAAAGGGctatagggctcgttttagccctatcacaaaaaaattgtctccaaccgaaggccatAGGGCcacacataatttattatttaaatttaaaaactataacaaCTAAATTTGAAAGCAACaacaatttatatttaaaaactacaaattaaatttaaaaacaatattaacttaaatttaaaactacaacaacttaaatttaatatccataatcaacattatcttcatcatccgccattgtaggagtataaTCAGAGGTAAACAATTGCCGCCGGGttataatatcttttttttttcttatcaaaATAGGGCTTACTCATTGTAGTGTAATTTGAAGTGTTCTTTTCCATATTattatcatccatctcttcttgtatttgtttggcccgTTCTTCATGCCTACGGTTCCTTTCTTCCACGGCAATGACATTTTGCTCCGCCATTAATTGCAATGAGGCTACCACTTCCtgttgagcggcgtaatcaTCATTTGCCTTACCATTTTCCTTCAACCTTCGGGCCTTGTTTTGTCTCATAGCCCTAGGTATGGAACCTTCACCCAAAGAGGGATTTTCTACCCTTatttgttgaatggtaggagatccatcttcatccatATTTGCAGCTGAGGATGCAGTTCTGAACACCAATGTATGAGCTACTCTATGTTGAggtgatcttcaaataacacccaatCTTAAGAAATTTCCGAACAACcgtgaaactgaaagggtttcAAGCTaccctccatatacaattcctccgcttggcgtacctagaaaatataattacaaaaattcaaggaaattaatttatgaaaataaatgtaatataattaaatgtatttacaaaaattaaaggaaagtaattcatgaaattaaatgtaatataattaaatatttaaaataaattgtgaaaacacttactttGTTGTAGTAATTAGCGCTGCTTTCATGTCTACTTACGGCTGCTAACAATGCttgatatcatttgttcaaacttgggtgaagatgtttcttccatcttgaagaacaactctcaTGGTTTCGGATATTCAGTGGAGTGGTGCCTTCATAGAAATCTAAGTAtttttggacacacgagtccaaacaccttcacttgtttgagaactccccctcacactatcttccgaCACCCATCTCTAAGCCCTGCAaatagcttcatcttcttttcgggtccaaaccctacctttcattgcagataaggccatttaaaaattattgaaagaattgaagaaaatatttttgaaagaggtaagaaaatatgagaattgaaatggtgaaaattttgtgaagaatggtgaatgaatggcttaggtatttataggaaaaaaaaagagaatttttaagaattaaaaaaaaaaattggcccaaaaaaaaaatccaatggtaactaacggctagctgacgttagCTAGCCattgcatttgaaatttggcTTAGAATTCCTgtcagatataaccgacagatATATTCTTGTCGATTATATCCGACAGGATTGGCGAGATTTTTGGTCAGCATGAGGCTGGCTAGCTGGCTGGATTAggccagccctttggcccttttaaATTtcgtggggcccacgagccctctGACCTaaccctcagttggagacgatttttgaACGTTTTTCGACCCTCTTGATCATTTGTTTGGAGATGATCTAACTATTTGGAAGTGAATTTGTGTGTGGACGTTTGTATTAAGCAACAAATTTAAgaggtagaaaaaaaaaacccgagATAGGGTGAGACCACACAAATAGTGTTTTTGTTAATCAAATGACTAATACAGCAACAAATTCAAGAGGTAGAAAAAAATGCAAGATCGGGTGAGATCACACAAATGGCATTTCTGTTAATCGGATGACTAGCGTGGTGCAAGTGTTCGAAACAAAGAATTTCTCCAACTGTTAAGTCAAGAACATGGGATTTCAATTTTCAAGGCATTCTTCCGATTGAGTTCAGACAGTTCATTTATCTGCCCCATTCATTTAGTTTTTATCATGAATTGAGTTGACTAGGTAGCAAATTAGGGATGAGgatctttgtgaggatctcatGGATTACTTCATCGTGtttattcatcgtacatcgtgcgattagttttcgtcaggtacCGGTTGTGTTCaactttaaataaaaaaattaaaaatgaattataGCCCAAGTATGACCGATGAACAGACACGATGAAGTGATTCCTgagatccccacaaagaggatccgaatGGGATCATCCTATTATGCAAATCAGATACGATCAACTGTCGTGTTTAATACTTTTGTAttttgaatgaggatcctcttcggattcgTGTTTAATACTTTTGTAttttgaatgaggatcctcttcggattcttGTTGTAAGGATCCCAGAGATCCTCCaatcatatccgttcatcgtatatatcgtgcggtcagaaattatttaaaattaaacataaatagcaCTTGACGAAAACTAAcagcacgatgtacgataaacgtaTATGATTGAAGGATTCTTGACATTCTCGCGAAGAGGATGATCGTTATTCTTGTTGTTTGTCCTCAAAAAGCCATTTGGTGTCAGCAACTGTTATTGACACAAATACATGAAGTGATTTTCgcacttctttttatctttcatGTAAAAGTTTTATATCGTTTGAGAAATGACTTAGTTTTGTATGCAACCGATTAAGCATGGGTCCAGAGAAAATTAAGATGATATGTTTCAGTGGATTGAGAATTAGGTTGAGCATGGTTTTTGGGTGCCTTATGTTGCCATTTGCTATAGAGCTTTATTACCTGCTATGGTGTCGAAGAAGAGAATCATCAACAAAGAGAGAGATTGAGGCAGTAGAAGATGATGATCGTTTCAGCAGCAACCATGGAAATCCCGAATTGGGATTTCTGCattcaaattaaaatataaaaaaaactacaaaCAGTCGTTTTTGCAGCATTTGCAATCTTTACATTTCTTACAGAAATCATACAGCAAAGGAATTCCTCACCTTCTTCACCTTCACAGCCCCACACAAGTCACTGTAAATCCTCTGAAACTCCTCCAAAACTTCCCTCACAATCcccaccttcttcttccccaccaACATCTTCACCAAGCCCACCAAATGCTTGCTGAATCCGCCTTTCTCGGCCACCAACTTCACCACCTGTCCCTTCTCTTCCAAACCCACTAAGGGATTGGCCAAAACAGCTTCCACCTGCCGGTTGTGGAGCAATTTTAAGAACCTCCGGATGTCCTGCTCCACCAAATGAACAGAACTGTAGCATTGGGATATGTCCAGGAGAGCCGCCGCGTACCCAGCTGCCGGGTTTCTGTGGAGGTTCGGAGACGGCGGAGAGGAGAGGCGGATGGGGTTGGAGAACGAAGGGGTGGAAGATAAAGGGGGAGGCTTTTGAAGAAAAGATGGGGTCTTGGTGGAGATGAAGCTGCTGggtttggtggtggtggagtgGAGGCTGTGGAGGAGGTTGGGCGGCTGTGGTTGCGGAGGGAGTTTGTGAGTTTTTCTGGGACTTTGAGGATTGAAGTGGTGGAGCTCGCGAGACGATGTGGTGGAATGGATAGTGGAGACATTGAGGGTTGACACAGAGCTTGAGAAGGTATCCATGGAGGAGAAGGAGATGATGAGGATAAATGTCAGTAAATGAATATT
This genomic window contains:
- the LOC126633807 gene encoding uncharacterized protein LOC126633807, giving the protein MDTFSSSVSTLNVSTIHSTTSSRELHHFNPQSPRKTHKLPPQPQPPNLLHSLHSTTTKPSSFISTKTPSFLQKPPPLSSTPSFSNPIRLSSPPSPNLHRNPAAGYAAALLDISQCYSSVHLVEQDIRRFLKLLHNRQVEAVLANPLVGLEEKGQVVKLVAEKGGFSKHLVGLVKMLVGKKKVGIVREVLEEFQRIYSDLCGAVKVKKVRNSFAV